In Spirosoma aureum, a single genomic region encodes these proteins:
- a CDS encoding ABC transporter permease, with amino-acid sequence MLRNYIKIAWRNLTRNKAFSAINILGLAIGIAACVLILQYVTFELSFDNFHAKGDRIYRVRQDRYDKGKLSTQWVGGAQAAGNSFKANFGEVEDYVKVLKRRALIADYGEKSLKVERVFVASESFFKIFSYPLLAGNATTALAEPNTVVLSESVARRLFGSENPMGKTIRINQQQAVKVTGVYRDMPANTHLHADLLIPHLTFIKEMGKDNNPDNAWMWDGALSYLLLRSDASPKALEAKFVPYIQKTIGAELKKYDADAIYTLQPLRDIHLYSHFMEEAEPNGDGKTVYLLLAIAFFIVVIAWVNYINLATARAINRAKEVGVRKAVGSLRGQLIRQFMTESVLLNGLAVGLALLIVVGSLPIFSELSGQQLSFSLLGSRMFWLPLLGLFVVGAFLSGLYPAFVLSGFKPVSVLKGKVSTSRQGIVLRKSLVVFQFAASLFLLVGTLAVFSQIQFMRAQSLGLNIEQTLVINPPIIKTDSTFMRQMLAFKEELLRRPGVRSIAASTVVPGQASDWNAGGIRLKGTDESKSKQYRVIGIDYDFLKTFDLKLLAGRNFAKEFGSDPKALIFNKMAAKQLGFDQPDQAIGKQIEFWGETFTLVGVTDNFHQQSLRDAYEPLILRLIPDVRGYFSIKLASGQLDNTVDVIRTEWNHFFPGNPFEYSFLDERFNEQYRADQRFGQVFGLFTGLAILVACLGLFGLASFTTAQRTKEIGIRKVLGASVGEIVQMLYQEFAVLILIAFVVATPLAWYAVSQWLQSYAFRTDIQWWLFVMPFVLVLLIALLTVSFQSVKAALMNPVKSLRSE; translated from the coding sequence ATGCTACGAAATTACATCAAAATCGCCTGGCGGAATCTTACCCGTAACAAAGCCTTTTCGGCCATCAACATTCTGGGGCTGGCCATTGGCATCGCTGCCTGCGTACTCATTCTGCAATACGTTACGTTTGAGTTAAGCTTTGATAATTTTCATGCTAAAGGCGACCGTATCTATCGCGTTCGGCAGGATCGGTACGACAAAGGCAAACTCAGCACGCAATGGGTAGGCGGGGCACAGGCCGCCGGTAATTCGTTTAAAGCCAATTTCGGTGAAGTCGAAGATTATGTAAAAGTGCTGAAACGTCGGGCGCTCATCGCTGATTACGGCGAAAAAAGCCTGAAGGTCGAGCGGGTGTTCGTGGCCAGTGAGTCGTTCTTTAAGATTTTTTCGTATCCGTTGCTGGCTGGGAATGCAACCACAGCCCTGGCCGAACCCAATACCGTCGTTCTTTCCGAATCAGTAGCCAGGCGTCTGTTCGGGAGTGAAAACCCAATGGGCAAGACGATCCGCATCAACCAGCAGCAGGCCGTCAAAGTAACGGGTGTTTATCGGGACATGCCTGCCAATACCCACCTGCACGCCGATTTACTGATTCCACATCTAACCTTCATTAAGGAGATGGGGAAAGACAATAATCCCGATAATGCCTGGATGTGGGATGGCGCGTTATCGTACCTGCTGCTGCGTTCAGATGCCAGCCCGAAAGCGCTCGAAGCTAAGTTTGTGCCCTATATTCAGAAGACAATCGGCGCTGAGCTAAAAAAATACGACGCCGATGCAATATACACGCTTCAACCGCTGCGGGATATTCATCTGTACTCGCATTTCATGGAAGAAGCTGAGCCCAATGGCGATGGCAAAACCGTGTATCTGTTGCTGGCCATTGCGTTCTTTATTGTCGTCATTGCCTGGGTCAATTACATCAACCTGGCCACTGCGCGTGCGATCAACCGGGCCAAAGAAGTGGGCGTACGGAAAGCCGTCGGTTCGTTGCGCGGACAGCTCATTCGGCAATTTATGACGGAGTCTGTTTTGCTGAATGGGCTGGCAGTTGGGCTGGCTCTGCTTATCGTTGTCGGGTCGTTGCCCATATTTAGTGAGTTGTCAGGCCAGCAACTGTCATTTTCGCTGTTAGGGAGCCGCATGTTCTGGTTGCCTTTGCTCGGGCTTTTTGTGGTAGGGGCGTTTCTTTCGGGTTTATACCCAGCGTTTGTCCTGTCAGGATTTAAACCCGTATCGGTTCTGAAAGGTAAGGTAAGCACCTCGCGGCAGGGCATTGTTTTGCGTAAGTCGCTGGTTGTGTTTCAGTTTGCGGCTTCCTTATTCCTGCTGGTGGGTACACTGGCCGTATTCAGCCAGATTCAGTTCATGCGGGCACAAAGCCTCGGCCTGAACATCGAGCAAACGCTGGTAATCAATCCGCCGATTATTAAAACAGACTCGACGTTCATGCGGCAGATGCTGGCGTTTAAGGAAGAACTGCTACGCCGGCCGGGTGTCCGTTCCATTGCAGCCTCTACGGTGGTGCCTGGCCAGGCTTCAGACTGGAACGCTGGCGGCATTCGATTAAAAGGCACCGACGAAAGTAAAAGCAAGCAATATCGGGTCATTGGTATTGACTACGATTTTCTAAAAACATTCGATCTGAAACTACTGGCTGGGCGCAACTTTGCCAAAGAGTTCGGAAGTGATCCCAAGGCGCTCATTTTCAATAAAATGGCCGCCAAACAGCTTGGGTTCGATCAGCCCGATCAGGCCATTGGCAAACAGATCGAATTCTGGGGTGAAACATTTACGTTGGTTGGGGTTACCGACAATTTCCATCAGCAGTCATTGCGGGATGCCTACGAACCGCTTATCCTGCGCCTGATTCCCGATGTGCGGGGGTATTTCTCCATCAAGCTCGCATCCGGACAACTCGATAACACGGTTGATGTTATACGCACGGAATGGAATCACTTTTTCCCCGGTAATCCGTTTGAATATTCGTTTCTGGACGAACGCTTTAACGAACAGTACCGTGCTGACCAGCGATTTGGGCAGGTGTTTGGTTTGTTTACCGGCTTAGCTATTCTGGTCGCCTGTCTGGGTCTGTTTGGTCTGGCTTCATTTACAACGGCACAACGTACAAAAGAGATTGGCATTCGTAAAGTGCTGGGTGCGTCGGTGGGTGAGATTGTGCAAATGCTTTACCAGGAATTTGCGGTGCTGATTCTGATTGCTTTTGTTGTTGCAACGCCATTAGCCTGGTATGCGGTTAGTCAGTGGCTCCAGAGCTATGCTTTCCGTACAGATATTCAGTGGTGGTTATTTGTGATGCCATTCGTATTGGTTTTGCTCATTGCCTTGCTGACAGTCAGTTTCCAGAGCGTAAAAGCGGCCCTGATGAACCCAGTCAAATCGTTACGTTCCGAATAA
- a CDS encoding DUF2911 domain-containing protein, giving the protein MRNTLLFIVLLHGSLASWAQLTTPPIGGNKKASVSEQIGLTTVTIHYDRPGVKGREGKIWGTPIAHYGFQDLGYGPGQAAPWRAGANETTTITFSEDVRVEGKPLAAGTYGLFMNLGEQETTVIFSRIAVSWGSYYYDPALDVLRVTVKNQALDRSVELLTYSFVNQTDSSAAVALSWEKRMIPFTVSVDMVGQQMASFRRELLSKPGFTWESLVQAATYCLTTSHDLKQGMMWADQAINARYIGQKNFQTLSTKAALLTALAKPDEASILMKEALPMGTMNELHQYGRTLLSQKRDQEAYAVFKTNYDKNPNQFTTNMGMSRALIAIGKSKDALPYLRAALPQAPDSLNRANVEAMIKSISEGKTVIN; this is encoded by the coding sequence ATGCGTAACACATTACTTTTTATTGTTCTCCTGCATGGCTCACTCGCAAGCTGGGCTCAACTGACTACACCCCCAATTGGTGGTAATAAAAAAGCGTCAGTCTCGGAACAGATTGGTTTGACGACTGTAACCATTCATTACGACCGACCCGGTGTGAAGGGCCGCGAAGGGAAAATCTGGGGAACACCCATTGCCCACTATGGCTTTCAGGATCTTGGGTACGGGCCTGGTCAGGCGGCTCCGTGGCGGGCCGGAGCCAATGAAACCACAACGATTACCTTTTCGGAGGATGTACGCGTTGAAGGAAAACCACTGGCTGCCGGTACATATGGGCTGTTTATGAACCTTGGCGAACAGGAAACCACCGTAATATTTTCCAGAATAGCCGTATCCTGGGGAAGCTATTACTACGACCCGGCTTTGGACGTCCTGCGCGTGACAGTGAAAAACCAGGCACTCGACCGGTCGGTGGAATTGCTGACGTATTCGTTCGTCAACCAGACGGATAGTTCGGCTGCAGTTGCTCTGAGCTGGGAGAAACGGATGATTCCATTCACGGTGAGTGTCGATATGGTTGGCCAGCAAATGGCATCATTCCGGCGGGAACTGCTTTCGAAGCCGGGTTTCACCTGGGAATCACTGGTGCAGGCTGCTACATACTGTCTGACGACGAGCCATGATCTGAAACAGGGCATGATGTGGGCTGATCAGGCTATAAATGCGCGGTATATTGGGCAAAAGAATTTTCAGACGCTTAGCACGAAAGCCGCCTTACTTACCGCCCTTGCTAAACCCGACGAAGCGTCTATTTTGATGAAAGAAGCGTTGCCGATGGGTACGATGAACGAACTTCATCAGTATGGGCGTACCCTGCTTTCCCAGAAACGCGATCAGGAGGCTTACGCAGTTTTTAAAACCAATTACGACAAAAATCCGAATCAGTTTACGACCAATATGGGGATGAGCCGGGCACTGATCGCTATTGGTAAATCGAAAGATGCCCTGCCCTATTTGCGGGCGGCCTTACCACAGGCTCCTGATTCATTGAATAGGGCTAATGTGGAGGCTATGATAAAATCGATTTCAGAAGGAAAAACTGTTATTAATTGA